The Papaver somniferum cultivar HN1 unplaced genomic scaffold, ASM357369v1 unplaced-scaffold_107, whole genome shotgun sequence genome includes a region encoding these proteins:
- the LOC113327900 gene encoding receptor-like protein 52 gives MLISKQVMFSLIFFFPLFVLVVNSLKIQENQQERSILLKLKKEFGNPLSLESWNSSHLCNWERIECDTHGSVSSIYLASMNITGKIPRFICNLKTLMELDLSDNNIFGEFPDSVLNCSKLEVLNLFGNQLVGKIPNDIDRILNLRVLNLGLNNLSGTIPGKLFLLKNLTQVDLFNNKLSGEIPKDFECLNMERINLSINKLTGSIPEAIGKLKNLTDINMSRNRLSGDIPVSIALLPLLVYIYLSENMLSGELPQELGLHSQLLGLAVDENKLSGRLPENLCHGGALVSILVSSNKFTGKLPKTFSNCSSLTEIYLANNMLSGEVPASFWSIDAATYIVMSDNLFSGELPHKLSSSLSILNLANNNFRGSMPAGIGSIEFLNVLSLRSNKFNGSIPENIFHLKYLNILDLSVNNLSGHISTKLGDLHGFINNTVSYISYPGIQFVTKGVMVQLDHLYNNSRAIDLSCNSLGGTIPTDIGLLKLLYTLNLSHNHFSGDIPTSIGTLSVLESLDLSSNRLSGPIPQSLATIDSLGMFNLSYNNLSGRIPRQDHFDTLSLDGSAFVGNPLLCGSPTNKVCQGDRNTITNDANPTIEVDEVDRKDAKERLLLFAIAAVGFGVGFWGPFLVLFSRKQEWWFPYWKYMDSVAVKIYNKFIQNN, from the coding sequence ATGTTGATCTCTAAACAAGTTATGTTCTCTCTCATCTTCTTTTTTCCCCTGTTCGTTCTTGTAGTAAACTCTCTGAAAATTCAAGAGAACCAACAAGAACGAAGTATTCTTCTAAAACTCAAGAAAGAATTTGGAAATCCATTATCTTTGGAATCATGGAATTCATCTCATCTGTGCAACTGGGAACGTATTGAATGCGATACCCATGGTTCTGTCTCTAGCATATATCTTGCAAGTATGAATATTACAGGAAAAATTCCAAGATTCATTTGCAATTTGAAAACCTTGATGGAACTTGATCTTTCTGACAATAATATTTTTGGGGAGTTCCCGGATTCTGTCTTAAATTGTTCAAAGCTTGAAGTTTTGAATCTTTTCGGTAATCAGTTAGTTGGCAAAATTCCGAACGACATTGATAGAATTTTGAATCTTCGAGTACTTAATCTGGGATTGAATAATTTGAGCGGGACAATTCCGGGGAAGTTGTTTTTGTTAAAGAACTTGACCCAGGTGGATTTATTTAATAACAAATTGTCAGGTGAAATTCCTAAAGACTTCGAATGTTTGAATATGGAACGTATCAATCTTTCGATAAATAAGTTAACAGGTTCGATCCCTGAAGCTATTGGTAAACTGAAGAATTTAACAGACATAAATATGTCAAGGAATCGATTAAGCGGAGACATACCTGTGAGTATTGCTTTACTTCCACTActagtatatatatatctttCTGAAAACATGCTATCAGGTGAACTACCCCAAGAATTAGGTTTACATTCGCAGCTACTTGGTCTTGCTGTAGATGAAAACAAGCTCTCAGGAAGGTTACCAGAAAATTTATGTCATGGTGGTGCGTTAGTTTCTATTTTGGTATCATCAAATAAGTTTACGGGAAAACTCCCAAAAACTTTTTCAAACTGTTCTAGTTTGACGGAAATTTATCTTGCAAATAACATGTTAAGTGGTGAGGTCCCGGCTAGTTTCTGGTCTATAGATGCTGCAACGTACATTGTGATGAGCGATAACTTGTTTTCTGGAGAACTTCCACATAAGTTGAGCTCGAGTTTATCGATTCTCAACTTAGCCAATAACAATTTTCGAGGTAGTATGCCAGCTGGTATTGGTTCTATCGAGTTTCTTAATGTCCTTTCCTTGAGATCAAACAAGTTTAATGGTTCAATCCCTGAAAATATCTTTCATTTGAAATATCTAAATATATTAGACTTATCAGTAAACAATCTCTCGGGCCATATTTCTACAAAATTAGGAGACTTAcatggattcatcaacaacactgTTTCGTACATTAGTTATCCTGGAATTCAGTTTGTGACAAAAGGGGTCATGGTACAACTTGACCATTTATATAACAACAGCAGAGCCATTGATTTGTCGTGCAATTCTCTTGGGGGAACCATTCCAACAGATATAGGTTTATTAAAACTACTTTATACGCTTAATTTGTCCCATAATCATTTCTCCGGTGATATCCCAACAAGTATCGGAACCTTGTCTGTTCTAGAGTCCTTAGATTTAAGTTCTAATAGATTGTCAGGACCTATCCCACAATCATTGGCAACAATAGACTCTCTCGGGATGTTTAACTTATCTTACAATAACCTGAGTGGTAGAATTCCTAGACAAGATCACTTTGATACACTTAGTTTGGATGGTTCAGCTTTTGTTGGGAACCCTTTGTTGTGTGGATCTCCAACAAATAAAGTTTGCCAGGGTGATCGGAATACTATTACCAATGATGCTAATCCTACAATTGAAGTTGATGAAGTCGACCGAAAGGATGCAAAGGAGAGATTATTGTTGTTTGCTATTGCTGCTGTGGGGTTTGGAGTTGGATTTTGGGGTCCATTCCTCGTTTTATTTTCAAGGAAACAAGAATGGTGGTTTCCATACTGGAAATATATGGATTCCGTTGCAGTTAAAATATATAACAAGTTTATTCAGAATAATTAA
- the LOC113327899 gene encoding uncharacterized protein LOC113327899, with translation MEAGSQKYHDMKLTTLNIQLAELYEKISKDLSPPRPLPAETRDKRDKSKYCKFHKYHGHKTENFRALQIEVQRMIDAGKLQDGNGAEIRELGCTKIEFSAADMIGVYAPHNYAIVITAWIGMCRVHRILVDTGSSVSVLFSGAYSSMNLPHDLIEEDENPIIGFSGEVTKAIGKVKILITMADKSILGNFLLLDCRAPYNAIFLAPEGVVKFRSDQMAAHKCHESSMNEFKKSEVQIGDEEHKTTFVGADLLAHERDGLITLLRANTDVFAWSFAEMPGIDPNVSCHRLNIDEKFRPVRQKIRNMAQRKRDGVTAEVESLLEAGFIRPVQYPRWLSNVVPVPKKNGKIRVCIDFTDLNKACSSDPYPLPRIRDLVDATSWYVRLSFMDGETYQHLVDHMFKDLIGKSMEVYIDDMVVKSEQKESHFLDLQKTFDILRQYHMKLNPAKFFDVLKKAVNFGWKDECEKAFDEIKQYLSIPPVLVSPKTGQPIEVYLAATENVLKRILERADDSSRLAIWSNFLGAYEIKYETRTAEKGHALDALLADFHVDDIQTVTGEEEELFKPIEPTTDQTGGESAMEVDTPEPLWTVFTDGSSNVGGAGVTCVILTLEGSRIEKATRLGFQASNNEAEYEAAIIGLKAVKQLDAKNVKLVTDSMLVINQFLWTYKAKEERMALYLDHMRELANEFDQFSIGQLPRLENRHAGSLAYLSSVVETDTTCFIVVDFQELPSISDSHCVLAIRHASGGEGAATSAHGDTEVIDSNMDVDSPVIDNYGSHVENAADWRQPYIQYLKNDKLPEDEKLVAKVKKNVWRYSMIEGQLHRKPVAFEPFLRCISAEEGQQILREAHEGICGSHSGGRSLAHMILTQGYFWPYMQKHAKEYAQKCVPCQEHAPIPKRPANELHPVFSPWLFSIWGLDIVRTLPKAPGGIRFVLAATDYFTKWVEAVALVIYTGTSVFADLFGYNPV, from the exons ATGGAAGCTGGATCCCAGAAATACCATGATATGAAGCTGACTACGTTGAACATACAGCTTGCAGAGTTGTATGAGAAAATCAGCAAGGATTTGAGCCCCCCTCGCCCTTTGCCAGCAGAGACACGTGATAAACGTGATAAGAGCAAATACTGCAAGTTCCATAAATACCATGGTCACAAGACCGAGAATTTCCGCGCTTTACAGATCGAGGTCCAGCGAATGATAGACGCTGGAAAGCTACAAGA CGGTAATGGAGCAGAAATTCGGGAGCTTGGGTGCACAAAGATCGAGTTCTCTGCAGCAGACATGATAGGTGTATATGCTCCACACAATTATGCTATTGTTATAACTGCTTGGATTGGCATGTGTCGTGTACACCGGATTCTAGTGGATACAGGCAGCTCAGTGAGCGTGCTGTTTTCAGGAGCTTATTCCTCTATGAATCTTCCACACGACTTGATCGAGGAGGATGAAAATCCAATTATCGGTTTCAGCGGCGAAGTTACAAAGGCGATTGGAAAAGTGAAAATACTTATAACAATGGCTGACAAGTCTATTCTAGGCAATTTCCTGCTGCTTGACTGTAGGGCTCCCTACAACGCGATT TTTCTTGCCCCTGAAGGAGTCGTGAAATTTAGGAGTGACCAGATGGCCGCCCACAAGTGTCACGAGAGTTCAATGAACGAGTTCAAGAAGTCAGAA GTCCAGATTGGAGATGAGGAACACAAAACAACGTTCGTAGGGGCAGATCTTCTTGCACATGAACGTGATGGTTTGATTACATTACTAAGGGCAAACACCGACGTTTTCGCATGGAGTTTCGCTGAGATGCCTGGGATAGATCCGAATGTATCCTGCCACAGGCTAAATATCGATGAGAAGTTTCGTCCAGTTCgtcagaaaatcaggaatatggcACAAAGAAAAAGAGATGGAGTTACTGCAGAAGTCGAAAGCTTGTTGGAAGCAGGCTTTATTCGGCCAGTACAATATCCTCGCTGGCTATCAAATGTCGTACCCGTTCCGAAGAAGAATGGTAAAATTCGTGTCTGTATCGATTTTACTGATTTGAATAAAGCATGTTCGAGTGATCCATACCCACTTCCACGGATAAGAGATTTGGTGGACGCAACCTCATGGTACGTgagactgtcattcatggacg gggaaacataccagcaCTTGGTAGACCATATGTTTAAAGACCTGATTGGGAAGTCGATGGAAGTGTATATCGACGACATGGTGGTGAAATCTGAACAAAAGGAGTCGCATTTTCTTGACCTGCAGAAGACATTCGATATCTTGAGGCAATATCATATGAAGCTCAACCCAGCAAAGT TCTTTGATGTGTTGAAAAAAGCAGTGAATTTTGGTTGGAAGGATGAGTGCGAAAAAGCTTTCGATGAGATCAAACAGTATTTGTCAATTCCTCCAGTTTTGGTGAGTCCAAAAACTGGACAACCTATCGAAGTTTATTTGGCAGCAACAGAGAACGTG CTGAAGAGAATCCTGGAACGTGCTGATGATTCCAGCCGACTAGCCATATGGTCAAATTTTCTAGGGGCGTATGAGATCAAATACGAAACCAGAACTGCAGAGAAGGGACACGCCCTGGATGCACTGTTAGCAGATTTTCATGTGGACGATATACAAACGGTTACTGGAGAAGAAGAGGAGTTGTTCAAACCCATTGAGCCAACCACTGATCAGACTGGGGGAGAGTCGGCAATGGAGGTCGATACACCTGAACCATTATGGACCGTATTTACTGATGGTTCATCAAATGTTGGTGGAGCTGGAGTTACATGTGTCATCCTTACTTTAGAAGGTTCGAGGATCGAGAAAGCAACCAGACTGGGTTTTCAAGCATCAAACAATGAAGCTGAATACGAGGCTGCAATTATCGGTTTAAAGGCTGTTAAACAGTTAGATGCAAAGAACGTGAAGCTGGTGActgattccatgctagtaattaaCCAGTTTCTCTGGACCTACAAAGCCAAGGAAGAAAGGATGGCCTTATATTTGGATCATATGAGAGAGCTGGCAAATGAGTTTGACCAGTTCTCTATTGGGCAGCTACCACGATTGGAAAATAGGCACGCAGGTTCTTTAGCATATCTTTCTTCCGTAGTCGAAACTGATACCACTTGTTTCATCGTAGTAGATTTCCAAGAACTACCTAGCATCTCCGACAGCCACTGCGTTCTGGCTATCAGACACGCTAGTGGGGGCGAAGGGGCTGCTACATCTGCACATGGAGATACTGAGGTCATCGACAGCAATATGGATGTCGACAGTCCAGTAATAGATAATTATGGCAGTCATGTTGAAAACGCTGCAGACTGGCGTCAGCCTTACATCCAGTATTTGAAAAACGACAAACTCCCAGAAGATGAGAAACTTGTTGCGAAGGTGAAAAAGAATGTATGGAGATATTCAATGATCGAGGGACAACTTCACCGCAAACCTGTAGCTTTCGAGCCATTTTTGCGGTGCATATCAGCAGAGGAAGGGCAACAGATATTGAGAGAGGctcatgaaggaatatgtggcagTCATTCTGGAGGGCGCAGTCTCGCGCACATGATACTCACCCAGGGGTATTTCTGGCCATACATGCAAAAGCATGCTAAAGAATACGCGCAGAAATGTGTGCCATGTCAAGAGCACGCTCCAATTCCTAAACGGCCCGCCAACGAATTGCATCCAGTTTTTAGTCCCTGGCTATTCTCTATATGGGGACTAGACATCGTCAGAACACTTCCCAAAGCTCCTGGAGGCATAAGATTCGTACTAGCCGCtactgattatttcaccaaatgggtcgaagcagtGGCACTG GTGATTTATACTGGTACATCAGTGTTCGCAGATCTCTTTGGTTACAACCCCGTGTGA
- the LOC113327898 gene encoding uncharacterized protein LOC113327898 produces MIRAKFLPQDYKQQLFVKLQNCQQGSRLVEDYVAEFYNLLVRNEITESEEQLVARFIEGVNRLIQKNMTQSAFTMVESIQQDIKIEKRLFKASKTSQFRPPRGDKWNKCHQVGHSSADCRCFNGFIGDTSVPNNKDKEQVDDDEDEEEDYPYLHEVYGDHLVGMIRPLMLNQPCYSQRHCIFKTKCFIGRKVCDMIIDSSGSVDNYISSMVAEKLGSPVTPHPHPYFLGWVTSSTTQRITHQCVVTYSFVGFEDSVLCDVIDMNATHLLIGRPWKYDVRAVHNCFENTYTFYKNGCLQSTHTLSSHEDSKPMTAIPVQVQPLLSKYSESFTEEFPVTLPPLRDIQYCIDFITGASLTNQAHSENEILLGQVNDLLSKGLIRPSNSPCACPAFLVRKKDNGWRMCIDCRALNRITIPYRFPIPRIEDMIDLLSGSIIFTKLDLRSGYHQIRIRERHEWKTTFKTREGLYEWLVMQFRLSNAPSTFMSLMNQVLQPFLSKFVIVYFDDILIFSHSTKEHISHLSQVFKALSDHSLFVNLKKCTFMSPEVTFLGYLIS; encoded by the exons ATGATACGAGCTAAATTCTTACCGCAAGACTACAAACAACAACTCTTTGTTAAACTGCAGAATTGTCAGCAAGGATCTCGTCTTGTGGAAGATTATGTTGCTGAGTTCTATAACTTACTTGTCAGGAATGAAATTACTGAATCTGAAGAACAATTGGTAGCGCGTTTTATTGAAGGAGTGAATAGATTGATTCAAAAAAACATGACTCAATCTGCTTTTACTATGGTTGAATCTATTCAACAGGATATTAAGATCGAAAAACGACTTTTTAAAGCTTCCAAAACTTCTCAATTTCGTCCTCCACG AGGTGATAAGTGGAATAAGTGTCATCAAGTTGGTCATTCCTCTGCTGATTGTCGATGTTTTAATGGTTTTATTGGAGACACTTCTGTCCCTAATAATAAAGACAAAGAACAggtagatgatgatgaggatgaggaagaagatTATCCATATTTACATGAAGTCTATGGTGATCATTTAGTGGGTATGATTCGTCCACTCATGCTTAATCAACCTTGTTATTCTCAAAGACATTGCATCTTTAAAACGAAGTGTTTcattggaagaaaagtttgtgATATGATTATTGACAGTAGTGGTAGTGTTGATAACTACATCTCCTCTATGGTGGCCGAGAAGTTGGGATCACCTGTTACTCCACACCCTCATCCTTATTTTTTGGGATGGGTAACAAGTTCTACTACTCAACGAATTACACATCAATGTGTAGTCACGTACTCTTTTGTTGGTTTTGAAGATTCTGTGTTATGTGATGTGATAGACATGAATGCAACGCACCTTCTTATTGGAAGACCATGGAAATATGATGTCCGTGCAGTGCATAATTGTTTTGAAAACACATACACATTTTACAAGAATG GATGTTTACAATCAACTCATACTTTGAGTTCTCATGAAGACAGCAAGCCAATGACAGCAATTCCGgttcaggtacaacctttattatcAAAGTATTCTGAGTCATTTACTGAAGAATTTCCTGTGACTTTACCACCTTTGAGAGATATACAATATTGCATAGACTTTATAACTGGAGCCTCTCTAACTAATCAAGCTCATTCTGAAAATGAAATTTTACTGGGGCAAGTCAATGATTTATTGAGTAAAGGTTTGATtcgacctagcaacagtccttgtgctTGTCCTGCATTTTTAGTTCGCAAAAAGGATAATGGTTGGAGAATGTGTATAGACTGCAGAGCCTTGAATCGaatcaccattccttatagatttcctaTACCTAGAATTGaagatatgattgatttactttCAGGATCAATTATTTTCACAAAACTTGATCTGAGAAGTGGTTATCATCAGATTAGGATAAGAGAGAGACATGAGTGGAAGACTACTTTCAAGACAAGAGagggtttatatgaatggcttgTCATGCAATTTAGGTTATCTAATGCTCCAAGCACCTTTATGAGTCTTATGAATCAAGTTTTACAACCGTTTTTGAGTAAGTTTGTCATTGTATACTTTGATGACATCTTAATTTTTAGTCACTCTACTAAAGAACATATCAGTCATCTTTCTCAAGTTTTTAAAGCACTCTCTGATCATTCTTTGTTTGTGAATCTAAAGAAGTGCACATTCATGTCGCCTGAAGTTACATTTTTGGGTTATTTAATTTCTTAA